ttcatttgatacccatattgcccaaagcggttaagtgtcctgttgggtggtgtttttgggggtggggggccCCCTGACACTTAGGGTAATATTTGAAtggcaagttcgtactctactcttaaatacctttcatttgatacccatattgcccaaaccCATGAACGtatcctcttggggcttttttgtggGTAGGGAACCCCCCCCCCAttcggtacacatgtccgttcggatgggttttgggatggggcgtcccccaggctatatgaccccaaaattgtttaCCAATTTCTTCGTgtgtttggggtaccataaggtagcatacaaaattttgcataattttgctTTACAAGGCTTAAGGAGATTAGCCATTTTGAGTTTTTGAAGTGAAAAAATTCATGTtgcccgaatttcatcaaaattatgtatagggcaaaaaaaattgattgttgacttaaaaaaatttgaatggcCATATCTTCCAAACTAAGCGTTGTAGAGCAAAAGTGAGGTAAAATCGTGACCACTTCCGAAAACTCAAAAATATTGATGAATATATTAAAACATAATTTTGTTACTTCGATAAAGTTTTCATTGgcggtatctcctaaactaaacttcttagagcaaaagtaaggttaattcgtgattgctcacaaaaattttgaaattttgatgcaaATCTGCTGAAGGTTTTTGACGGCGTATTGAAATTGTAAATCTTTGAGGTCGTACTGGAAACCGCGTTCTAAAGGATTAATAATTTCCCTCCATTCTCCTCTTAAATTCGTTGTTCCGTTCAACTTCTTGATCCGCTTTAAGGCTCAGTTGCATGCTGCTTGTAAAAGTACCCTGTTAACAGCAATCGATGGATTTACACTTACCGCTGCTTACCATATGTGAATCCTTTTGCCTTTCCTGTTCTATTTATACGCCTGTGGCCTCTCTCTTCCCCCATTAGGTTTTATGCAATTTCgctgcagcaaaaaaaaaaaaaaatcaacatgagGGTAGGCTAATAATTTCCAAGCTCCTTATGCACCTTATGTTCAATGCTTGTGGCAAACATTTTTCTTGGTGGCATGTTCTCCTGTTCTAGCTCTATATATGGATGTATGTGTAATCCTTGTAAATTTATTGCCAGCTTAAGACATAAATATGTACCTTTTCTCCTTGGAGGTCTTAGGTCTAAGGATACTCGGATGCAAATTGCATGGAAACTCCATGCCACACACACGTACATGAGAACTTTTTCAATTTGTAGGTAGCAAACATGCCCCCATAGACTTTGGTAGAAGGAAATTATTGCCAATGAAGTTTTAGTTTATTGGTGAGAAATGTGACTCTTTTTCATTGGTTGATGGGTTTAAAGCAAAAGTTGAACGTgggaaaaaatctaaagttataGGTAGGTTAAGGTGAGAAAGGAATGCGGAGTAAAGTTTTGGGACCCTTGACTAAATTTTTACAAAGATTCCCATGGAAgtaagattttgaaaaattttcctacaaaaattaaatttttcatcagatttcctataaaagggaagttttaaaaaataatttccataaaTGGGAAATCTTGGCAAAGATTCTCctagaaattaaatttgacaaaaaatttgccATTGAAATGaactttgacaaaaatttcccatagtaaTAAAAGTGAGACAAAATCTCGTATCGCAGTTAAATTGTGACAATATTTCCTATAAATgcaatgttggcaaaatttccttatataattttgataaaatttcccatataaatgaaattttgacaaaatttcccactaAAAGGATGTTTTGATGAAAATTCccgtaaaaatgaaattttaacaaaaattttctacaaatataaaatgttgacaaaatttccataaaaaggatattatgacaaaacttcttttaaaatgaaattttgacaaaattttccatcggtgttaaattttagacaattttcctgtagaaatgaaattttgacaaaatttgccatcGGTGAtaaattttggacaattttttggaaattttggcaaaatttggtatagaaaagaaatttagacaaaatttcccataaaaatgttgacagaattttctataacaagtaaaattttgtgaaatttcagccaaatcggatagatattgcgccctccagaggctcaagaagtcaatgccccagattggcatagttgttacaaatcataataaaacacgtcatgcaaaatatcagccaaatcggatcgccctctaaaggcttaagaagtcaataccccagatcggtttatatgaccgctatatcaggttctagaccgatttgaaccataattggcaacgttgttagaaatcataacaaaacacgtcatgcaaaatagcagccaaatcggataggtattgcgccctctagaggctcaagaagtcaatatcccagatcggtttatatgactgctatatcaggttgaagaccgatttgcaccataattggcacagttgttcgaaatcataacaaaacaactcatccaaaatttcagctaaatcggataggtattgcgccctctggaggcttaagaagtcaagattcaagaacgatttatatggcagctataccaggttatgaagcggttcagaccgtacttagcacagttgttaaaagtcataacgaaacacctcatgcaaaattttagccaaatcggacagaaagtgcgccctctagtggctcaacaatacaagatcggtttatgtgacagctatatcaagttgtagacctatttgaaccataattgacagggtggttgaaaatcataacaaaacatctcatgctaaatttcagccaaatcggataggaattgcgccctctagaggctcaataagtcaataccctagatcggtttatatgaccgctatatcaggttgtagaccgatttgaaccataattggcatagttgttggaaatcataaacaaaacatctcatgcaaaatttcagtcaaatcgaataggtattgcgccctctagaggctcaagaagtcaagaccccagatcggtttttatgacagctaatcaggttatggaccgacttgaaccatattcggcacagttgttgaaagtcaaaataaaataccttatgcaatatttcggccaaatcggataagaattgcgccctctagaggctgaagaagtctataagggagatcggtttatatggaagccataccaGAACAAttaacgcaaaatttcagccaaatcggaaatatggtctaaattggtacAAATCCtgacatagccgccatataaactgatctcccgattagacttcttgggcttctagagtgcgaaattcttatccaaaatggttgaaattttgcatatatcggtttagtatgacttccggcaactgttttaagtatggtctaaatcggtatataacctgatatagctgccatataaaccgatctcccagtttgatgTATGAGCATCTGGAgagcgcctgaaattttggaggctatgtttttctatgactggtgtgtTTCTAATCGAAAAGtcatttgaaaaacttgataaatgcgatccatggtggagggtatagaagagtcggcccggccgaacttagcacgcttttactttttataccctccaccataggatgagggtatactaatttcgtcattctgtttgtaactactcgaaatattcgtctgagatcccataaagtatatatattcttgattgtcgtgacattttatgtcgatcaagccatgtccgtccgtccgtctgtccgtccgtccgtccgtccgtctgtccgtccgtccgtccgtctgtccgtccgtccgtccgtccgtccgtctgtccgtccgtccgtccgtctgtccgtccgtccgtccgtccgtccgtctgtctgtctgtccgtccgtccgtccgtctgtccgtccgtccgtccgtctgtccgtccgtccgtccgtctgtccgtccgtccgtctgtccgtccgtccgtccgtccgtctgtctgtcgaaagcacgctaacttccgaaggagtaaagctagccgcttgaaattttgcacaaatacttcttattagtgtaggtcggttgatattgctaatgggccatatcggtccatgttttgNNNNNNNNNNNNNNNNNNNNNNNNNNNNNNNNNNNNNNNNNNNNNNNNNNNNNNNNNNNNNNNNNNNNNNNNNNNNNNNNNNNNNNNNNNNNNNNNNNNNNNNNNNNNNNNNNNNNNNNNNNNNNNNNNNNNNNNNNNNNNNNNNNNNNNNNNNNNNNNNNNNNNNNNNNNNNNNNNNNNNNNNNNNNNNNNNNNNNNNNGTTGGGCCTTGACGCAACGTTGATGATAGTCTTGCAGACAATGCTGTTGCTCCTCAATGATATTGCGAAATTGAGACTTTTCGCTTTGCAGCACTTCTATGGTGGTTTGCAGCAATTCTACATTGGGCattgttttgggttttttgtATAGAGTTTGGGAGTCCAAACTTTTCTTGGGAGATTTCTTTAATGTTGTCCTCAAATTCCCAGTTGGCGGTAGATTCTCTTTGTTTTCCATAGCAGCACTAAAACGTTGCTTGTTTGAGGGCTTACAGTTGGTATGGCTTGCAGCCAAAGGAACCTCTCGCCTAAAACTACTGCCCCTATGAAAGATTTGAGTGCTCTTGCGACGCAGCGATATTGCTGAACTATCGTCAGAGCACAAATTGTCGTCAACTTCGCCATCGGCATTGCTGTCCCCTCCTTCGCCAACCGGACGTTGGGCCATAAATTGTTGGTGCTTCGTTTGCATTTCGCTCAATTCAGAActgattttcatatatttacTCTCCAGCTCTTTGGTGGTGTTCTTGTATTGCTTCAGCTCCTGTTTGTAATTTAGTAATTCGGTTCGCAATTTAGAATTCATACGCCTTGGTGTGTTGGCCTCAATATAGTGGGAGTCGTCCACCATGCTGTCCTCATCACTGTTATCGAAACTTTTCACATCACTCTCAGTTTCATCAGCTACTTCGTCATAGATGTCCTCCTCAGTATCTGTCTGAGGGTAAGCGAGACTTGCGCTATTGCAAGTAGGTGTGCCGCAAATAGCAGACTCATTGCCTTTGGTTTCTTGGGTTAGTAACAAACTGGGTGGAGGTCTTCCCAATGCATCACATTTTTCACTGGAGGCACTTAATTTGGCTATaaactcgaaattttgattttttctttccATATTGATTGACATGGCGACGAATGCCTAGGGGCAGTTTCAAAAATTCTTCACACATAAAAAAAACAGATACAAAACTTTCAAATACAATTTACTGCAACAGACTTCTTTTCAAACAAAacgacaaaacaaaataaatatgaaaacaaaagtGAAGGCATGTATGTTGCtggagttttataaaaaatagggTGCCAAAATGattccaaaaatttcaaaaaggacttttaaatttggaaaatttggaCCGCCCAAAGGCATATGAGACCAATACTGAAACGAGTTAAAGAAGAAAGTGATGACTTTTCGCCCATCGAGGCGTAATGTCCCATTTAACCGATCAGCGATGAATGGGTAGAAAACTAcccataaacaagtaaaaagacgttaagttcggccgggccgaactttggatgctcACCCCCTCGGGCATATAAAtagaccacctttcgtcaaaatccggtggaaaATGCACACCTTACGCCACGTAAGGTTTTTGAAGAAAAGTGGTCCATGGGGcatagcagctatttcgaaatatggtccaatttggagcAAATTCGTGGTCTAATTGGTATAAGTcgctgttcaattttgtagaacaaaatat
The Stomoxys calcitrans chromosome 3, idStoCalc2.1, whole genome shotgun sequence genome window above contains:
- the LOC106088405 gene encoding uncharacterized protein LOC106088405, giving the protein MSINMERKNQNFEFIAKLSASSEKCDALGRPPPSLLLTQETKGNESAICGTPTCNSASLAYPQTDTEEDIYDEVADETESDVKSFDNSDEDSMVDDSHYIEANTPRRMNSKLRTELLNYKQELKQYKNTTKELESKYMKISSELSEMQTKHQQFMAQRPVGEGGDSNADGEVDDNLCSDDSSAISLRRKSTQIFHRGSSFRREVPLAASHTNCKPSNKQRFSAAMENKENLPPTGNLRTTLKKSPKKSLDSQTLYKKPKTMPNVELLQTTIEVLQSEKSQFRNIIEEQQHCLQDYHQRCVKAQHPRGGWHDHFGDVTDQKKTLCAVHIFEPFRSTGSNEVIFTRQGRLIEQSRFKRQGRLTRQGRLTRQGRLTRQGLLTRQGRLTRRDHFPKQGRFTIHRRLTKQGRFTRQDRFSRQGRLSRQGRYIG